GGAGCGACACTGGTCATTTAAATAACCGGCCACCCCCGGCGCTAGCGGACCCAGAGATGGATACTGTTGCACCACTTTGATAATATGGAGCCCAAGCAACCACTGCATGGCTCTTAGCAGCTGAGAACACACTGTCCAGTATTTTGCAGGCAAgtaagctgtttttctttacatataaatattttggcCATAGAATGCAGTGACTTTCGTGTATGTGTGCgtctgtttattaaaaaaaaaaacccagaaattgTTTGTACTTTTGACTGTGACCCGTTGGAACTGGCGTGGTGTTTGTGACCACTCTGAATTGTTCTTCCCCTGCTGTCCTTCACAGGAGGCTATTCCTTGGCAAGTGCTTATGGAGCACTTTTGCTGATCAAGAACTTCCAGGaagaccaggctgcccagctgctgagTTCAGAAGCTAGAGATACTCTCCGGCAATGGCACAAGAGGAGGACAACTAACAGAACAATGCCTTCAGTTGATGATTTTCAGGTAGAGCTTTaggctgaagagaaaaaaagcccaggGGATGGTTGTTTTGTTGGAAATCTCCATTTGAGAAGTATGATTCATAATGATTTCCTTGGGGCCACAAGTGGTGTGAAGCAGTGCTGAGAAGATGGCTGGCAAATTTGCCTCTGTTTCAAAGTCTTTCCACTTCATAACAGAGTGTGTTTATGATGGTATAAAGGAAACACTAAATAATGGAGCTTTCCCACTGTCCTTTGTATTTAAGTCGTGCAGAGCGAGGACAGACCAAATTGTATTTTAGATTCAGCTTCTTTGTACGCTTTGCtgttaaaaagaacaaacccaGATTTCCAGTGGTATAAATCATCCCAACTCCCCAGCAGCGACTGGTGGCTTACCGTGGGTAATAGAGAGGAGACTTGGCAGAAAAGCTTGCCTACAATTTGAAAGTTTAAGCAAGGAGTAGAGTTCTATATTGTGGATGTCTTCATGTTTGtagtttgttttgtgttttttttttctcccccctcccatTTCTTACTGCTCTTTCAGAGTAGGGCTGTAACTCCAACTGAAGAATAACAAAACAGTCGGGAttactttatcttttaaaaCCAAGTCTGCATGCCTTTCATATAGGAAAAGATTGTTACGTAGATAGGCGTGCTGTTGTCTGTCCAGATGCATCAGTTTGCGAACTGAAGCAAGGAGGATGTTGGAATCAAGAAGAAAGGATTTACTCCTTTGTGTCTGGTTGTTTACAGTTCATACCACAGTGCAAAGCTGCTGGAGAGGCTAACAACAACCGTCAATAAGTTATGATGTAGCTAAGAGCTTGGTAAATGAAGGTATGGGGTCATCAGGAGGTAATTAAACCTTTCACTTGCGGCTCCTTCTGCTTTATCAGTGTCCATGCAGACAACCACAGCACATCACTGAACACGaaggagctgggaaaagcagcagtctCCCACAATATGCCTCTCTTAGGAAGAGGAGAACTGACAAACAGAAATTCCAAACTGTGGCAAGTGCACAAAGCTAGTCCATCTTACTGGGATCCATTTTATATTCTGCTTACCTGTAGTTAGGTGTCACATTCAAGTAGCTTGAGTCTTTGTTCTTTCTAGCAAAATATTACGCTTAATAGGAAAATTAATCACCTTTGTATTTCTGCTGGATGACTAAAtgacagaagatttttttcagcaggatCTTGTACTCAGtttcaccttctcttcctcagcagctgaaCTTCAGCCAAGCTACCTGTACAGCTGGACACCGTGCTGGATACTGGAAGATGCAGGGGAGCACGGGAAGAGCTGGCACCAGGTGTGTCCAGGGCTGCTCCTTTGACTCTTTGAAAGAGAGCCTCAAATCAGCAAGGTCGCTCCGCTTCCAGGCTATGCTTGGCACAAATTCAAGCACTTTGCTGCCTGCCCAGAATGCCagttttccatctcctttctccACATCTGCAGTCCTGAAATGAAGCACCTTCCCTACAAGGTATGTGTAACACAGCTTCAGCTCAACTCATCTTTCCCACATTGAAACAGGATGTGGTTGCTACATGTCTGTGGTGCTGTCTCACAGCCTTACCACCAGCTTTTGGGTCCTGGAAAGGCCTTCATCCTCCCTCCCTCAAAaggatggaaaagcaaaaaatccggtattttgatgatgatgaaaTACAACTTGCTGATACTGCATAAAGAATTTTGATACTTACTATATGAGTTACAGGCATTTGCACAAACCTCAGCCGCTCCTTGAAGCAATCCTGTCCATCTAGAAGCATCGAAAAACAGGTCTTCTGTGTGTTAGCTACGTTAGAAATTGAAACTGTAGTGTGCTTTGCCTTATTTAGagctgatttgattttttttatttattttttcttcacacCAGCTAACAAAAATGGATTAGTTCTGCTCAGTCCTAATGGTTTAAAAGCTGTTGCAAAGTTCCAGTGTTTCAGTCTGCAAGCTATcaaaagtttattaaaaaccCAGAGTGCTCTTTGGAACTGAAGTCATATGAGCATTCTTCTCAGTCTTAGCTTTTAACAGCTTGTTCTTAGGAAACGTGAATTTTTGCCATTGTGATTTAGCATGCTTAATTTATTCAGTGTACAAACATAAGTATCAGCTCAGTAAATAAACAGGTCTTTCTTACTGTcattttttccatctcctttcattttactgcttttagtTTCTAATTGCAGTTAGTTTTTTGCAAAAAAGCACGTGATGGCAGGCTGCTTTGCTCATGTGTCCAAAAGTGTTTTGTAgttgggtgtggtttttttccagttgctttttattttactttttaaatactttttgaaaGGTAGAACTGCGTTTCCTTGTAGGGCTTGTTTAGAATTAATCCATGTTATCGGTTGTGCACATGTGTGaatttcagcagagaaaaaagatcCAGCTTTTGCCTCATGATCATACGGATTTACTTTAATGTTGCAgagtaaattttctttctgcctccctCTAAGCCTGTTAGATGAAATTTGGTTACATCAGGCTCAGACACTAAGTTGCCATCGGTTAATGTGATGAAAATGTCCTGCATGAAAATGGATTGCCTTTTGCATGCTGCAGCATAAAGAGTGTGAATGGTTTATCGTGCAGCAACCTGTGGATCAACACCCTTGTGTGTTGCTGGCAGagggttgggttgttttttttttccttatgatgAACATATTGCTTGAAGCTTCTCTTCAATAGTATTGACCAGCAGTAGCAGCATCATCTCTTGGGCATGCTGCCTCTTGTGGCGCAGTTCCTTAACAAccgaaaaagaaagagcctcccATCGTGGTCCCCCTGCCCGACCCTGAGTGTACAAGACCGGGGTAACTATAGTCTTAGCCATTTCTAAATCCACCTCCCTTAAagcttgtttgtttatttttgccCACAGATCGCGTGGATCAGGAGAGTATAAATCAGGTCCTTTTTCAGGGTCTATCGGTCCTGGGTCAGAGGGATCTTCCTCTGATGGATACTCAACTGCATTGACACCCAGGGTTTTAGAGCACTGTGACTTAGAGGCTGGTAAAGAGCATGCaactcctcttcctctccttcctctgccttttcttcttgtgcttTCATAGTTTCAAAAATAACTCTCCATGAAGAGAGCAGATGGTGGGACTCAGTGTTGCCTTTTGTCGCCGAATCCCACAATTTCACCCCTGTGTCGTCCCAAAGTTCCCGTGTAAAAATTGTAGATGCAGTCACTGCGGGCATATCTACTTGCACCCACttgagcattgctttaaggtcatgcccagaaatacttttcttatgtttgttAGGGAGacctttcataagctcataaacgtctctttctggggacgaagcctgattccccattacagatttcccacagctcacctctgaactccggagggatttcaggccggccggctcctgcttcctttcagcggTTCATTCgaagttctgtgggattcgctgcaagTTGCTCAGGTGATTCAAGAGCCCCTCCACGTCGGATCCTTCACTGGATCACGTCAGGGTCACCAATTTGTGGCGAATGAGGAGacgggacacagcttgatgcaagcaagatgtcagtttattagtgattttcttacaattatatacgtttctaccttctacatattacacactgattggttgatatttaagaCACACCGTTTAAACAATAGGAACTGATTAGTTTACCTTATCATAGCAACAATTCCTATTCTAAGATTAGGGGGTTTCTTTCTACGCCGCTTTCGTGATTGGCAAAGTTCCTTATCGGCACTATGCGTTCCCTTAgctggctacttgtttctctgtccgtctggttgcctcctcaactgtaatGGCTCAGGgttctgcagttagcttgttccttggttcccagggcttgtgccctacaagtctctattcatcaggctaacagtacttggactcttgttcttgaggccttgtcctacagcctctgatgtttattttgcttcacaGCATTTAGTTTCCTAGTAAGGCCAAACACCCAGTCCCGTTAAAACCACTGATGTTTTCAATGGGGCTTTAAGACTGCTATCTGTTCGTTTGTAATTGCAGGGTTAGAATGTGAGCCAAGGAAAGGAGGATGTCAGCTTATGAATTTGTTATGCCTGCCACAGTCTTATCACCACCGTCAATTCACAAGGTGGCTGTAATGTACAGGAATCACTGGTGTGCGTTTCACAACTAGAACATAGAGAGGATTGCTATTTGTTGCTGAGCTTCCTGTTTTCAGAGGATGaggtttggaggttttgtttctgatgtctgttttctcattttacagAACTACCTTCGTGTTGCATTCCAGGAAGTTCACAGTGCGTGTACAGGAAAGACCTTACTAGTAAGACCCTTTATCACTACAGCAGATGTATGTCAGCTTTGTGCTGAAAAGTTTAGAGTGGACAATCCAGAAGACTATagcctgtttctttttgttgatgACACCCGGCAGCAACTGACAGAAGATACCTACCCTCAGAAGATTAAGACAGAGCTGCACAGCCGCCCGCAACCCAAGGTCTTTCGCTTTGTCTACAAGCGCATTAACAGTGATCCATATGGTgccatttttcaaaacaatgatGAGTCAGCTTCTTAAAACCAGCAActcctttaatttctgttccGTGTTAACTCTTGAAAACATctttgctggctgcctgccttaGGAGCTAAAACAAGTCTTAAACCATAAATACCTAGTTAAACATGTGCATTGCATACAAAACTCCGTGTAAACCGTGCGTATGGCCAGTTATACAGAGTGTTCCACCAGTGTGTTTGAGCCAGCAGCCCATGAGGCTGAATTTCTTGTACCACAGACTCTTTTGAAGCATATTATACCGTGGCCCTTTGCAGGTCTCTTGCTGTAGtgtgcaaaaatgtattttcttgcaCTCACTCTATAGCCGAATGTCTTAGCATACATATACTTGAATCAAAATGACAAGTGTTTCAGTAAACCAACTGGTATGAGCTTAGTTTCACCAGCATGAGTTTGACAAGACTGTCCGATGCAGCGCATCAGTTAACTCTTCATTACTTGGATGATTGCAtcctttcctaatttttttaattacagagaTTTGCCGTGTTtttacgtgtgtgtgtgtgtatatatatatatatatatatatatgtatatatatgtatttgttcCTTCCAGTTGTTTTTATTCCCCTTCTTCTAGGGGGTTTTAGAAGGTGGGCACAGAATGGGAGTCTTTGTAGGGACCCAGGAAATGAAGTGTTTAATGGTAAAGCTTAAAGCGTTTGCTGTACGGAAGGTTTCTCTGTACCCACCACATCAGCTGCTTATTTAGCAGTGCCTGATGTTTATAAGAGTGCCCTGTGGAAGTCTGCATATTCATTAATGAGCTAACAGTAGCTTGGCTCTGTGTAGAAAGGAGAGGAACTATGAAGAACACACACCCatccctgcttttatttttttatttttccttaaacgTCCAGTGTTTCCAGggcctttgctttctcttgccACATTGGCAAAGCATCCCAAGCTCTATTGCCCCATAGTCACAAAAAGTCTTCAGTAATTGCTGGGATGGTGAGTGGGTTTTGGGCTTCTAGCCCTCCATTCCTTCGGTCGTGAATTCCACTCAGTTAAAGACTCGAGAGAATTGCTTAAAACTTGCATTTGGCAGTCACGCCTCAAACAGTGAATTTGTGGAgatccatttatttatttacactaaCGAAGAAAAAACTGTACTACTGCATCAAAATGAAACTTAGTGGCTGCTGAATCACTGAGTAATAGCGTAGAATCGCTGCTTAAGCCTTTACCACAATCATTGCAATGTTTGTTTGTAGACTGCTTGGTTTTTTGTAAAGTCGTGTGGCTGCGTGTGGTGCATTATTCCCAAGGTGCTCCTTAGTGCTCTGATGCTCTGTACGTTCGCAGTACCGGGTAAAGCGGAAGGCTTTGTGGCTGGGGAAGAGTGGCATGGACATGTTACTGCTCTCTCTGTTGCACCGGAATTTCAACAGCTGGGTTTGGCTGCTAAATTGATGGAACTACTGGGAGAAATTTCAGAAGTGTGAGTACCATGCTTATCTTTAATCTTCTAAAAGTAACCTCTCAACTGACATGGCTTAGGTATTTGACTTGCATGAAAGAGACCCAGAATTTTGCTTTAAGCAGTGTTCTGATTCGCTGAGGATTCCCTGTAATTAGAGAACAAGACTAAAACTGTCATATGGTGGTGTAAGATCTCAGGGTTTCTATGAAAGCTAACTTGCCAGAATGAGTAGGGTGTAGCCTGAATTCTAATAGAGATACTGTATAGAAAAAGGTCCTTGTCTTGACAGCAAGAGAGTTTCATGGAATATCAACACTTTCCCGTAGGGTCTCCAGCGTGATCGTGAGATCGTTCAGTGATCATGAGATTTTTGCAGTTCCTGCAGGCAGCCTTGGAACCAATTCTGTATGGCAGACAGTACCTTAGCTTACTTTTTGTCATGCTTGGCTGCTTGTACTTGCTGAAAATTTAATTGAGCATCAAATGAACCCAGAGGGAAATGTCCTGAACTCATGGTGGTAGGGCAACCCCATTGTAATCGGTAAAATGGGAAAATTGCACATTGAGGAATCTGCCTTGTGAGGAGAAGGGCTGCCTTGTGTTAGGTGACTGAACTTTGTGACCCGTTCCGCCACTGCCCCCTGCCACACACACTGAAGGAGGCAGTCCCTAAGCCAATGCAATTGAAAATGAGGATTTttagatgatttattttttttttaatgaaaggttTCTTATGTGTATATGAGACCTGTGCGAGTGCTTAGCTTGCcctgttctttctgttcatAATTTTGAACCTGCGGGCTGGTATAAAAGAATGGTtatatgacaaaaataaaataaaatctgaacttATACCGGATTTGTCCCTTGGGAAAGGAGTGCATCTGTTACTGCAGTGTGAAAGGTGTTTGATTAGCATATGACATCGTCAGACCTGCTCTTGGTCAGATTACAAGTTATGGGTTATTTAGCAATACATTCACCTGCTGTTCCTTACTGtggtttttctttggttttatgttTCCAAAGAAAGGGTGGATTTTTCGTCGATCTCTTTGTGAGCGTATCAAATCGGGTTGCAGTAAATATGTATAAGCAGCTCGGCTACCGTGTGTACCGGACAGTATTGGAGCGCTACTCTGCTAGCAGTGGAGAGCCAGATGAAGATGCTTACGGTAAGTGGTTGTTGTGCCTTAAGTTGAATGGAAAGGTTCTTGTGTTGAGGGTTCCTGGGCCTGTACAAGTTCAGATAGTCGTTGATGAATGGGATTCTGTATTCTGCTTTAGATAGGTTTTCCTACTGAAGAGTACATCAGTTAGGAAACTTGATTGCAGGAAACGGAATGAAGCTGCgtcaggggaagttcaggttggacattaggaaaatcTTATCCACTGAAAGGGCGTTCAGTCAGGGCACCAAACCTGTCAAGAGCTCAGGGAGCATCTGGATGATGTttttagtcatatggtttagtttcGGGTAGTCCCGCAACTAGCAtggagttggacttgatgaatCCTTATGGGTCACTTGCAACTCAAGATATTCTAGGAAATCTTCTTGAAAAATGATCTTAACGTAATAGAGAAGTCACTTAATGTGGCTTTGTGCAATGACTTTCTTTCATAatagcattattttcttttgccataGGTACGAGGAAAGCTCTTTGCAGAGttacagagaagaaatcaaTTATACCTCTGCCTCATCCTGTGAGACCAGAAGACATTGAGTAACTGTAAACTGTGATTCTCAGACAACCTAGTAAGAGTGTCAGTTTCCTTCTCCCCAAAGCCCCCAAGAACTCTACAGATGAGAAATATTAGGCTCAATGTTTTTCCCCGTGAAATACCAAAAAGCAATATTGAGAAGCTTACCAATGCTGCTTCTGTCAGTATTGGCTGCATATTCGTGCTCTTACCCTATTGTTCTTCCTTTTGAACCATGACACTTTGGAGACTATTAAAATGGAATTGCTTCCTGTATGGTGGTGTCATGGTTTTCCTTCTCGGCCACAAAACAGTCCCCTCACTTTGTCACTCCCACGGAGCCCTGCTCCAAAACTGAAAACGTCTGGCCGCTGCTCCCAcacagaaggtgccaggaaggagttctgttgctggCTCTCGCCTTCCCTTTGCAGCCATATAACTGCTGCGACAAAACCTGGGCTCTGTTCTTTCTGagccacaaaaccagaaattggGTACATCAAAATATACTCTCCAGAACTCAGAggtctctgtttctctgtgccttTTACTTACCTCATTCCCTAATTTAATTCTTGGATCCATCTGTCCCTTCACAGTCTGTCTGGATGTCACAGATGCTGTTACTTGGAGGCATTGACCAGGCACTTAGTTCCAACACAGGTTTCTGTCACTGTCTTCCCTGCAATTTCTTGGAGTGCAGAGGAGTGAAGGCAGAGGGTTGATGAGtattgataacatgcagctgtgacCTTGCCTCCAAGGCAGTGGGTTGAGGGACATGGATgatgagcagctgcagctcGTTCcgctaagtagttaaatagccctgaggagtgtgggagagggggttggatggagggggtctggtctggtctggtctggtctggtctggtctggtctggtctggtctggtctggtctggtctggtctggtctggtctggtctggtctggtctggtctggtcgaaggagaaacagcacagacagtagaatctgactgacggtaaaagccttgttgcagcctgatagcttgcttgcgctgcagcagcaggtgccctgtgtgaggccaCCTGAGTTGGGCTCCAGCTACAGCAACTGGTGCCCAACGTAGCTGAGACAAGCGGGAGAACCTGTGACCCATAACAGACATGGTGAGAGGCGAGCTGTTGCAACTAATCAATATGGGTGTATTGTGATATTTGTTGTCTGTCTTAACTCAGATCGCAACTGAAGAGGACGTATATTACTTGTGCTCATAACAATCTCCaggcagggttttttcttttattacagtCCTGGGCATGCAGGCTTTTGCTActattctggttttgctgttctcctTAAGTGCCCAGTGAGGTTTGCTCTAGTATCAGTCATGGCAGTTAATGTTCTCTCGTTCACCTGTTGTGTTTTTAGCACCAGTTTCTGTAGGCGCAAGGGGTCCATTTTAGATCTTTGAGTCACCGTGTCGTGCCGTTGTGGTTTTTCCATTGGCAAACTGCTGCTGTAATTCCCTAAGGGGCTTCCTAGGTCAGGAGGTAGCGGATGGGAGCAGGTTGCCACCCTGGGTCAGTGGTGAGTGCTGGCATGTATCATCTGACCTAAAGCTGATGTCTGTCACCACTTTAGCTCTGGAATTACTCTGAGACCCAGGGAACTCTGGTTCCCTTAAGCTGCAACCTTGGAGCTTTTCCAAGCAGTGGATGAAATTCCTGTCACAGGCTCTAAGGCACCTTAAGGAGAAGGGGGCACAGTCTGAGTTTTCCTCCATGCAGGTGTCAGGGAGGTACAGTTCTGAGCTTAGTACTGGCCGCTACTAGGAGACGCTTTCAAGTGATCCGAGTGCAGCTCTGGCTACCCAAAGCTGGACAGGGTTGGCAAATGCTGATGTAGAGTTTTGGTGGTAAACTTGACCAGCCTGTCTTAACGAGCAGGCATGTTCTTTGTTCACAAGCACCGTTTAGTCCCGCCTAGGCATCCCGAAAGTTTGAAGGGCCGTGGTCACATCTTCCCTTGGTCACACACAATGAACGGTtgcctgtgcagagctgctttttaagGAGCATGCTGTggttatattttctctgtttggcTTTGCATTTGGGAAATAATGTAACAGTTACAGCTGAACCAAAGGAGCACGATACCTGACGTGGCAGAGAAGGAGGTgcattttactaattttttggTGTGCATCAGTTTGACCCCAAAATGACATTGTGTCAAAGCTTGTGGCCAGGTTCCGCTGTAGATGTTGACTTGGGATATGAATGGCTCCAGGTGTGCTTTAGGAGAGCTCTGTTGGTGTAGGTGTGCTGAGCAATtgctctgctgtgtgtgcagctgttCTGGTTTGGCTTCCAGGTGTGCATCATCCTCACAGAAGAAACACCCTATGCTGTTGCTATCAGGATGTCTGGTGTGGTACAATAGGAGGAGGTTCTAGATACTAGAAGTTGCAAGGCCAGCTCTGGGACAGCAACTCAGGAGTCCTTTCCAAAACGGCTGACATCTGTCCAGATCCTTAATTCTACTGAGAGAAAAAGGGGTTTAAACTAAATGAATCACCAAGGGGGTTTCTTTGGAGGAGTCTCATCAAGCACAGGCATAGGCCCCATCCTGCTTATTGTGGTGGCAGGAAAATAAGCAAGCAAGCACATCGTTCAAACTAAGATACAGTTTTGTGCATGCCCCACACCTTTTTGCACATTTTAGACCCGTTCAGCAGTGCAGTTTTATCTTCACTTTGAGCTGATGGCAGCCACTGCTGCATGAAAGCCCCAAAATGGCTTCGGCAGCTGGAACGCCTGTATCAAGACAAAGCAGGGAAAGAGATCTGCATGACCTACTAGAAACAGCTTGTGCTCCAGTGCCCAGACATGAAGATTCACAtcatctaagaaaaaaagattccaaaaaaaatgcataaaaccaGCCCCAAATCTCAGCTGCAGGAGCAAGACAGCCTGCCCTTGATTATGGAGATCAGCACAGAAGTCTGTTTAACTTCCAGCCATCCATACTGAAAATTCCTCAGTATTTGCTTCCTGTCGTACtctttgcagagcagagctcGTATTCAAGAAGTCAAGGACTGTGGTACCCATAGTGCGTTCACAGACTCTGCAGTGTGAACCAGTTTTAGATTCCACCActtgcctcctcaactgtaacTCAAGAGTGGCTCAGGGCTGAGAGGTTCCTATCCCTGTTCCCTGGGTGTCTCAGCACCACCAGAGATGTTACCTTTGGTACCCCTTGCTGAGGATTCTTCTGTGCATTTTAACCTTTATCTCAGGAGGcaaacacagcattttacaGAGGACAGAGACACTCTCTCCCCTCTGTGCTCTTGTTCTGCCTCATGAGAACACAGGGATGATGGGTCCCAGTCTCCTtgtttatcagcagtcctggaaGTGGACACGGCTCCATGCAGTGCCCGTGGTCAACTGCCAAGTAAAACAGACAAGAATGTGCATGCCTGGGTGaatgcagctttttcttccatctgGAGCTACAAGCCTTGACGATAAGTGTGTGACTGGGTGTTTTCATCCATAAAGAGATCTTCAAGACGTTGTTACAGGGAGTAGCTGACACATCCCATCTATCTATCTATGTCACTATGGTATCTAGGCACTGTATAATTTCACATTATAGCTGATTATGGAAAACATTTCCCTAGAAGACTGTTGGCC
The window above is part of the Falco cherrug isolate bFalChe1 chromosome Z, bFalChe1.pri, whole genome shotgun sequence genome. Proteins encoded here:
- the LOC129734749 gene encoding N-alpha-acetyltransferase 20-like; its protein translation is MLCTFAVPGKAEGFVAGEEWHGHVTALSVAPEFQQLGLAAKLMELLGEISEVKGGFFVDLFVSVSNRVAVNMYKQLGYRVYRTVLERYSASSGEPDEDAYGTRKALCRVTEKKSIIPLPHPVRPEDIE